In Paracoccus methylovorus, a genomic segment contains:
- a CDS encoding PQQ-dependent sugar dehydrogenase has translation MDLLAKATALVGGAMVLMRRMGAPGTQAVGPSPDIPDAKKQGIMTLKMPTARGWAPGQLPKAASGLRVNAFARDLQHPRWIEVLPNGDVLVAEALQEASRPQSLLDRATQATMRRARALGISANRITLLRDSDGDGVAETREIFLEGQRQPFGMALVGDSFYVGNTDGIVAFPYEPGATRLTGPGRRLIDFKPGGHWTRSLIVSLDGKRLYCGVGSLTNIADEGMDAEKGRAAIWEMELETGKARIFASGLRNPVGMAWEPGTGALWTVVNERDGLGDETPPDYLTSVQDGGFYGWPYCYWGRTVDDRVPQDPAEVARAITPDYALGGHTASLGLCWMPEGTLPGFPDGMVIGQHGSWNRSTLSGYKLIFVPFQNGRPSGAPRDILWGFLSEDEKYSYGRPVGVTIGPDGKSLLMADDVGDVIWRVSAA, from the coding sequence ATGGATCTTCTGGCCAAGGCGACGGCTCTTGTCGGCGGCGCGATGGTGTTGATGCGACGGATGGGCGCGCCGGGAACGCAGGCGGTCGGGCCAAGCCCCGATATCCCCGACGCAAAAAAACAGGGCATCATGACGCTGAAGATGCCCACTGCGCGCGGCTGGGCGCCCGGGCAACTGCCCAAGGCCGCCTCGGGCCTGCGCGTCAATGCTTTTGCCCGCGACCTGCAGCATCCCCGCTGGATCGAGGTGCTGCCCAATGGCGACGTGCTGGTGGCCGAGGCGCTGCAAGAGGCCAGCCGGCCGCAATCGCTGCTGGACCGTGCCACGCAGGCCACCATGCGCCGCGCCCGTGCGCTGGGGATCAGTGCCAACCGCATCACGCTGTTGCGCGACAGCGATGGCGACGGCGTCGCCGAAACGCGCGAGATCTTTCTGGAAGGCCAGCGCCAACCCTTTGGCATGGCTCTGGTCGGCGACAGTTTCTATGTCGGTAATACCGACGGGATCGTTGCCTTCCCTTATGAGCCGGGCGCAACCCGGCTGACCGGGCCGGGCCGCAGGCTGATCGACTTCAAGCCCGGTGGGCATTGGACGCGCAGCCTGATCGTCTCTCTTGACGGCAAGCGGCTTTATTGCGGGGTCGGTTCGCTGACCAATATCGCCGACGAAGGCATGGATGCCGAAAAGGGGCGCGCAGCGATCTGGGAAATGGAGCTGGAAACCGGCAAGGCCCGGATATTTGCGTCCGGTCTGCGCAATCCGGTCGGCATGGCGTGGGAACCGGGGACCGGTGCGCTCTGGACCGTGGTGAACGAACGCGATGGTCTGGGGGACGAGACCCCGCCCGACTACCTGACCTCGGTTCAGGATGGCGGGTTTTATGGCTGGCCCTATTGTTACTGGGGCCGGACCGTGGACGACCGCGTGCCGCAGGACCCGGCCGAGGTCGCCCGTGCGATCACCCCCGATTACGCGCTGGGTGGCCACACCGCCTCGCTTGGCCTGTGCTGGATGCCCGAGGGTACCCTGCCGGGGTTTCCAGATGGCATGGTGATCGGTCAGCATGGATCATGGAACCGCTCGACGCTTTCCGGCTACAAGCTGATTTTCGTTCCGTTCCAGAACGGCCGGCCATCGGGTGCGCCGCGTGACATCCTGTGGGGCTTTCTTTCCGAGGACGAAAAATATTCCTATGGCCGCCCCGTGGGCGTAACCATCGGCCCGGATGGAAAATCGCTGTTGATGGCCGATGACGTGGGCGACGTGATCTGGCGGGTCAGTGCGGCCTGA
- a CDS encoding glycosyltransferase family 2 protein — protein sequence MSFPTLGNFLSGASDRLEKGPIALLLIEDEVAVPETLAHHLGAGFKLILALSPEPLPARSIPESGANRIVNLRHDSRRARAHVDAVNAVIEAAPAETWLYYGYNTEFLFYPFSESRTVGEMLAFHAEERRRAMLAYVVDLYAPDLERFPDAVSMNEAMFDRTGYYALGRMGPDGCYKERQLDFHGGLRWRFEEHLPPDRRRIDRIALFRSQPGLRLLPDHRFNVEEYNTYACPWHNNLTAAIASFRVAKALAKNPGSREHIRSFHWRNSHPFRWDSQQLMEFGLMEPGQWF from the coding sequence ATGAGCTTTCCCACCCTGGGCAACTTTCTCAGCGGCGCAAGCGACCGGCTTGAAAAAGGACCCATCGCGCTTTTGCTGATCGAGGACGAGGTCGCGGTTCCCGAGACACTGGCGCATCACTTGGGCGCCGGGTTCAAGCTGATCCTGGCGCTGTCGCCCGAGCCATTGCCTGCCCGTTCCATCCCCGAATCGGGTGCAAATCGCATCGTCAACCTGCGCCACGATTCCCGCCGCGCCCGCGCGCATGTCGATGCCGTCAATGCGGTGATCGAGGCAGCACCCGCCGAGACCTGGCTTTACTACGGCTATAATACCGAATTCCTGTTCTATCCCTTCTCGGAAAGCCGGACGGTGGGCGAGATGCTGGCCTTTCACGCCGAGGAACGCCGGCGCGCCATGCTGGCCTATGTGGTCGATCTTTATGCCCCTGATCTGGAGCGTTTTCCCGACGCAGTCAGCATGAACGAGGCGATGTTCGACCGCACCGGCTATTACGCACTTGGCCGCATGGGACCCGATGGCTGCTACAAAGAGCGGCAGTTGGATTTTCATGGCGGGTTGCGCTGGCGCTTTGAAGAACATTTGCCCCCCGACCGCCGCCGGATCGACCGTATCGCCCTGTTTCGTAGCCAGCCGGGGTTGCGGCTTTTGCCCGATCACCGCTTCAACGTCGAGGAATACAACACCTATGCCTGCCCCTGGCACAACAATCTGACCGCTGCCATCGCATCCTTCCGGGTCGCCAAGGCGCTGGCGAAGAACCCCGGCTCGCGCGAGCATATCCGCAGCTTTCACTGGCGCAATTCACATCCCTTCCGCTGGGATTCGCAGCAGCTTATGGAGTTCGGGCTGATGGAGCCGGGCCAGTGGTTCTGA
- the infC gene encoding translation initiation factor IF-3 has product MTAIARRPHNAPPTRDTGPRVNDRIRVAEIRLIGPEGENVGVVTPARGMELARDAGLDLVEISPNAVPPVCKIMDLGKFKYEQQKREAEARKKQKIIEIKEIKFRPGTDTHDYEVKMRSVMKFLAEGDKVKITLRFRGREMAHQQLGVELLNRVAAEVGEAGKVESMPKLEGRQMVMMISPK; this is encoded by the coding sequence ATGACAGCCATAGCCCGCAGACCGCATAACGCTCCGCCCACTCGTGATACCGGCCCCCGCGTCAATGATCGCATCCGAGTCGCCGAAATCCGCCTGATCGGCCCCGAAGGCGAGAATGTCGGAGTTGTGACACCCGCCCGCGGTATGGAGCTAGCACGAGACGCAGGGCTGGACCTTGTCGAGATTTCCCCGAACGCCGTGCCCCCGGTCTGCAAGATCATGGATCTGGGCAAGTTCAAATACGAACAGCAAAAGCGCGAGGCCGAGGCCCGTAAGAAGCAGAAGATCATCGAGATCAAGGAGATCAAGTTCCGTCCCGGGACCGATACCCATGACTACGAGGTCAAGATGCGCTCGGTCATGAAATTCCTGGCCGAAGGCGACAAGGTCAAGATCACCTTGCGTTTCCGTGGCCGCGAGATGGCGCACCAACAACTTGGCGTCGAACTTTTGAACCGCGTTGCCGCCGAAGTCGGCGAGGCGGGCAAGGTCGAATCGATGCCCAAGCTGGAAGGGCGCCAGATGGTCATGATGATCTCGCCGAAATAA
- the dut gene encoding dUTP diphosphatase, producing MAAEVTILVLREPGADPALPLPEYQTAGSAGADLRADLGGDELLLDPGQIRLVPTGLRVQIPPGYEMQIRPRSSLALKHGVTLPNTPGTIDSDYRGPLGVIMINLGSQPYTIHHGERIAQAVVAPVTRVAYVMAGELDQTARGEGGFGSTGRA from the coding sequence ATGGCGGCCGAGGTGACGATTCTGGTTCTGCGCGAACCGGGCGCCGACCCGGCGCTGCCCCTGCCCGAATACCAGACCGCGGGCTCGGCCGGCGCCGACCTACGCGCCGATCTGGGCGGGGATGAGCTGTTGCTTGATCCCGGCCAGATCCGCCTGGTACCCACCGGGCTGCGCGTGCAGATCCCCCCGGGTTATGAGATGCAGATCCGCCCCCGCTCCAGCCTTGCGCTGAAGCATGGGGTGACCTTGCCCAACACCCCCGGCACCATAGACAGCGATTATCGCGGTCCGCTGGGGGTGATCATGATTAACTTGGGGTCGCAGCCCTATACCATCCACCATGGCGAACGTATCGCTCAGGCCGTGGTCGCCCCTGTGACCCGCGTCGCCTATGTCATGGCCGGAGAGCTGGACCAGACGGCGCGCGGAGAAGGCGGATTCGGTTCGACCGGGCGGGCGTGA
- a CDS encoding HesA/MoeB/ThiF family protein, which translates to MLAMLVAARLLGWPEWRGWAGVAALWLAAIAALVLAPGSAAARLVGGDARVWTLAGGVVALVLGYRLLLRQMHRRSVPLPEASNIPNPPQLSGPLSDAELDRYARHIVLRELGGPGQAALRRARVLVVGAGGLGAPVCLYLAGAGIGRITIADEDRVSLSNLQRQVIFRSADDGRPKAEAARDAMQALNPHVEITALNRRIAEDDAALIAEHDLVLDGTDTFAARHAVNAACVAAGVPLIAGAIAQWEGQVTVWDPRHDAPCMACLFPQAPAPGLAPACAEAGVVGPLPGVIGSMMALEAIKLIAGTGEPLRGRMLIFDGLYGENRVMKISRRADCPVCGSGHFRAG; encoded by the coding sequence ATGCTCGCCATGCTGGTCGCGGCGCGTTTGCTCGGCTGGCCGGAATGGCGGGGCTGGGCCGGCGTCGCGGCGCTTTGGCTTGCCGCCATCGCTGCCTTGGTTCTGGCCCCGGGCAGTGCTGCTGCACGGCTTGTTGGCGGCGATGCCCGTGTCTGGACGCTGGCGGGCGGCGTGGTTGCGCTTGTCCTCGGCTACCGCCTGCTGTTGCGCCAGATGCATCGCAGATCCGTTCCCTTGCCCGAAGCGTCCAATATCCCGAACCCGCCCCAGCTCTCCGGACCGCTTTCGGACGCCGAGCTTGACCGCTATGCCCGCCATATCGTGCTGCGCGAGTTGGGCGGGCCGGGGCAGGCGGCGCTGCGGCGTGCGCGGGTGCTGGTGGTGGGGGCAGGCGGGCTTGGCGCGCCGGTCTGTCTTTATCTGGCCGGTGCTGGTATCGGACGCATCACCATCGCCGACGAGGACCGGGTCAGCCTGTCGAACCTGCAACGCCAGGTGATCTTTCGCAGTGCCGATGATGGCCGCCCCAAGGCCGAGGCAGCGCGCGACGCCATGCAGGCGTTGAACCCCCATGTCGAAATCACCGCGCTGAACCGGCGTATTGCCGAGGATGACGCCGCGCTGATCGCCGAACACGATCTGGTGCTGGACGGCACCGATACATTCGCCGCGCGCCATGCGGTGAATGCCGCCTGCGTGGCGGCGGGTGTGCCGCTGATTGCCGGCGCCATCGCGCAATGGGAAGGGCAGGTCACCGTCTGGGACCCGCGCCATGATGCGCCCTGCATGGCCTGCCTTTTCCCGCAGGCCCCGGCGCCGGGGCTTGCGCCGGCCTGTGCCGAGGCGGGCGTCGTCGGTCCGCTGCCCGGCGTCATCGGCAGCATGATGGCGCTGGAGGCGATCAAGCTGATTGCCGGGACCGGAGAGCCGCTGCGCGGTCGGATGCTGATCTTTGACGGGCTTTATGGCGAGAATCGGGTGATGAAAATCTCGCGCCGCGCCGATTGCCCGGTCTGTGGCTCTGGACATTTCCGCGCAGGCTGA
- a CDS encoding M3 family metallopeptidase, whose product MNPELTHWTGPLGLPRFDLIRDEDFPPAFDACLQLAGQAVEAIAANPAPPSFDNTVAALESAEEPLNRLCAIFYTLTGVDSNPAREDQQRQIAPRLAAHGSKVSMDPRLFDRVEAVMQDADDLAPEDRRLTELTLRGLRRAGAGLTGASRERMAEIRERLAVLSNDFAQNVLTDERDFTMAVSDDQLAGLPEWLIRAMRAAARERGLTGQIVTLNRSLIVPFLEYAADRGLREAAWRAWTARGSGQGAGGAATDNRQVAAEILSLRHERARLLGYEDFASYKLEPEMARTAANVEALLTEVWAAAKTRADADAARLAEMLHEDGVNGALEPWDWRFYAGRRRKAEHDLDEAEVKPYLTLEAMLGAVFDTAQRLFGIEMREFVAPLWSPDARAWEVTRNDQPLAVFVGDYFARPSKRSGAWCSSLQQQHKIGQGQRPIVTNVCNFTPPEAEGAPAYLSWDDAHTLFHEFGHALHHILSDVSWPSMSGTSVARDFVELPSQLFEHWLEQPQVLDRHARHAETGAPLPAGLRDRILAAGNADQGFATTEYLESALVDLAFHRGAPPADPMARQAEVLAGLGAPAAIPMRHATPHFAHVFSGDGYSSGYYSYMWSEVMDADAFEAFVEKGDAFDPQTARRLEEWILSKGDSRPADELWLQFRGRKPGVQALLKGRGLVTATD is encoded by the coding sequence ATGAACCCCGAACTGACCCATTGGACCGGCCCGCTGGGGCTGCCGCGTTTCGACCTGATCCGCGACGAGGATTTCCCGCCCGCTTTCGATGCCTGCCTGCAACTGGCCGGACAAGCGGTCGAGGCGATTGCCGCCAACCCCGCTCCGCCCAGCTTCGACAATACCGTCGCGGCGCTGGAAAGCGCCGAGGAGCCGCTGAACCGGCTTTGCGCGATCTTCTACACCCTGACCGGGGTCGATTCGAACCCCGCGCGCGAAGACCAGCAACGTCAGATCGCCCCGCGTCTGGCCGCGCATGGCAGTAAGGTCAGTATGGACCCGCGGCTTTTCGACCGGGTCGAGGCGGTGATGCAGGATGCCGATGACCTTGCGCCCGAGGATCGGCGGCTGACCGAACTGACCCTGCGTGGTTTGCGCCGGGCGGGGGCGGGCCTGACTGGTGCGTCGCGTGAACGTATGGCCGAAATCCGCGAGCGGCTGGCGGTGCTTTCGAACGACTTCGCCCAGAACGTGCTGACCGACGAGCGCGACTTTACCATGGCCGTGTCGGACGACCAGCTTGCGGGCCTGCCCGAATGGCTGATCCGCGCCATGCGGGCGGCCGCGCGGGAACGCGGGCTTACCGGGCAGATCGTGACGCTCAACCGCTCATTGATCGTGCCATTTCTGGAATATGCAGCCGATCGCGGGCTGCGCGAGGCGGCATGGCGCGCCTGGACCGCCCGTGGCTCGGGGCAGGGTGCCGGCGGCGCTGCGACCGACAACCGCCAGGTCGCCGCCGAGATCCTGAGCCTGCGGCACGAACGCGCCCGGTTGCTGGGTTACGAGGATTTCGCCAGCTACAAGCTGGAGCCCGAGATGGCCAGAACCGCCGCGAATGTCGAGGCGCTGCTGACCGAGGTCTGGGCCGCTGCGAAGACCCGCGCCGATGCGGATGCCGCGCGTCTGGCCGAAATGCTGCATGAGGATGGCGTGAACGGCGCGCTGGAGCCTTGGGACTGGCGCTTTTACGCGGGGCGTCGACGCAAGGCCGAACACGATCTGGACGAGGCCGAGGTCAAGCCTTACCTGACGCTTGAGGCCATGCTGGGTGCGGTCTTCGATACCGCGCAGCGGCTGTTCGGTATCGAGATGCGCGAATTTGTGGCACCGCTGTGGTCGCCCGATGCCCGTGCATGGGAAGTGACGCGAAACGACCAGCCTCTGGCGGTGTTTGTCGGCGATTATTTCGCCCGGCCCAGCAAGCGGTCGGGGGCGTGGTGTTCGTCCTTGCAGCAGCAGCACAAGATCGGGCAGGGGCAGCGGCCCATTGTTACCAATGTCTGCAATTTCACCCCGCCCGAGGCCGAGGGCGCGCCCGCCTATCTGTCGTGGGACGATGCGCATACGCTGTTCCACGAATTCGGTCATGCGCTGCATCATATCCTGTCGGATGTCAGTTGGCCCTCGATGTCGGGCACCTCGGTCGCACGGGATTTCGTTGAACTGCCAAGTCAGCTTTTCGAACATTGGCTGGAACAGCCGCAGGTGCTGGACCGCCATGCGCGCCATGCCGAAACCGGCGCGCCGTTGCCGGCCGGCCTGCGCGATCGCATCCTTGCGGCGGGCAATGCCGATCAGGGTTTCGCGACTACCGAATATCTGGAAAGCGCGCTGGTCGACCTGGCCTTTCACCGCGGGGCCCCGCCCGCCGATCCGATGGCGCGACAAGCCGAGGTTCTGGCTGGTTTGGGCGCACCTGCGGCCATTCCGATGCGCCATGCCACGCCGCATTTCGCGCATGTCTTTTCCGGCGACGGCTATTCCTCGGGTTATTACAGCTATATGTGGTCCGAGGTGATGGATGCCGACGCGTTCGAGGCCTTCGTGGAAAAAGGCGATGCCTTCGACCCGCAAACCGCGCGGCGGCTGGAGGAGTGGATTCTGTCCAAGGGCGATTCCCGTCCTGCCGATGAGCTTTGGCTGCAATTCAGGGGACGCAAGCCCGGAGTGCAGGCGCTGCTGAAAGGCCGTGGCCTTGTGACTGCCACCGACTGA
- a CDS encoding SH3 domain-containing protein: MKQGQVWLGAAILATATCFGMAALAQATNPGENLDARQIPGLSADATISRHQDGKGDPNRGTVTNLPLPRFVSLKGGEGNARRGPSLSHRIDWVFRHAGMPLRVVAEFGHWRRVEDQDGAGGWVHYSLLSGVRTAIVTKDMLDLLSRPEPRANVVARAEAGAIVRLHECTVDWCRVSGGGEKGWVPKTTIWGVDPDETRD; the protein is encoded by the coding sequence ATGAAGCAAGGACAGGTCTGGCTGGGCGCCGCGATACTGGCGACGGCGACGTGTTTCGGAATGGCAGCGCTGGCGCAAGCCACCAATCCGGGTGAGAATCTGGATGCCCGGCAGATTCCCGGGTTGTCCGCGGATGCGACAATCAGCCGCCATCAGGACGGCAAGGGCGATCCGAACCGGGGGACCGTGACCAACCTGCCGCTGCCGCGCTTTGTCAGCCTGAAGGGCGGCGAGGGCAATGCCCGCCGGGGGCCAAGCCTGTCGCATCGCATAGACTGGGTGTTCCGCCATGCCGGCATGCCCCTGCGCGTCGTGGCCGAGTTCGGCCATTGGCGCCGGGTCGAGGATCAGGACGGCGCCGGCGGCTGGGTGCATTACTCACTGCTGTCGGGCGTTCGCACCGCCATCGTGACCAAGGACATGCTGGACCTGCTGTCCCGCCCCGAACCGCGCGCAAACGTGGTGGCCCGGGCCGAGGCGGGCGCCATCGTGCGGCTGCATGAATGCACCGTCGACTGGTGCCGGGTCTCGGGCGGTGGAGAGAAGGGCTGGGTGCCCAAGACGACGATCTGGGGCGTCGATCCCGACGAGACGCGCGACTAA
- a CDS encoding 2-hydroxyacid dehydrogenase encodes MPAVHATDPTRSRLKVTVSRRLPEAVETRMSELFDVALNADDHKMSRDELVAAMRISDVLVPTITDHIDAAMLAQAGDKLKLIANYGAGVDHIDAHSARQRGILVSNTPGVVTDDTADVVMALILGVTRRIPEGMAEMQAGRWQGWSPTAHLGGRLGGRRLGILGMGRIGQAVARRANVFGMQVHYHNRRRLRPEIEAELQATYWESLDQMLARMDIVSVNAPHTPSTFHLLSARRLKLLKPSAVVINTSRGEVIDENALTRMLRAGEIAGAGLDVFEHGHEINPRLRELANVVLLPHMGSATIEGRVEMGEKVIINIKTFADGHRPPDLVVPSML; translated from the coding sequence ATGCCCGCCGTTCATGCGACCGATCCCACCCGTTCGCGCCTTAAAGTTACCGTGAGCAGGCGTCTGCCCGAGGCGGTCGAGACCCGGATGTCCGAACTTTTCGACGTTGCCCTGAACGCCGACGACCACAAGATGAGTCGCGACGAACTGGTGGCCGCCATGCGCATCTCGGATGTGCTGGTGCCGACGATCACCGACCATATCGACGCCGCCATGCTGGCTCAGGCCGGAGACAAGCTGAAACTGATCGCCAATTACGGCGCCGGGGTCGATCATATCGACGCCCATTCCGCGCGTCAGCGCGGCATTCTGGTCAGCAATACGCCGGGCGTGGTGACCGACGACACGGCAGACGTGGTCATGGCCCTGATCCTAGGCGTGACCCGCCGCATCCCCGAGGGCATGGCCGAAATGCAGGCCGGCCGTTGGCAGGGGTGGTCGCCCACGGCGCATCTGGGCGGCCGGCTGGGCGGTCGCCGTCTTGGCATCCTTGGCATGGGCCGTATCGGTCAGGCGGTGGCGCGGCGCGCCAATGTCTTTGGCATGCAGGTGCATTATCACAACCGCCGCCGGCTTCGCCCGGAAATCGAGGCCGAGTTGCAGGCGACCTATTGGGAAAGCCTGGATCAGATGCTGGCGCGTATGGATATCGTGTCGGTGAATGCGCCGCATACGCCCTCGACTTTTCACCTGCTGAGCGCGCGGCGGCTGAAGCTGCTGAAACCCAGCGCCGTGGTCATCAACACCTCGCGCGGCGAGGTGATCGACGAAAACGCCCTGACGCGGATGCTGCGCGCGGGCGAGATCGCGGGGGCAGGCTTGGACGTTTTTGAACATGGGCATGAGATCAACCCCCGGCTGCGAGAGCTGGCCAATGTGGTGCTGCTGCCGCATATGGGCTCGGCCACGATCGAGGGGCGGGTCGAGATGGGCGAGAAAGTCATCATAAATATCAAGACTTTCGCGGATGGTCATCGCCCGCCTGATCTGGTGGTGCCCTCGATGCTGTGA